The Proteus vulgaris genome has a segment encoding these proteins:
- the ubiX gene encoding 3-octaprenyl-4-hydroxybenzoate carboxy-lyase yields MKKLIVGLTGASGAIYGIRLLEILKSVPSVETHLVISQAARRTISLETDYSLKDIHALADVIYDDRDIGASISSGSFRVNGMVILPCSIKSLSGIVHSYTDTLVTRAADVVLKEGRKLVLCVRETPLHLGHLRLMTQASELGVVIMPPVPAFYFQPKTIDDIVNQTVNRVLDQFEIDLPDDLFQRWEGDKPAR; encoded by the coding sequence ATGAAAAAGCTGATAGTTGGGCTAACTGGTGCCAGTGGTGCAATTTACGGTATACGCTTATTAGAAATTCTGAAATCTGTGCCGTCAGTTGAAACCCATTTAGTGATTAGCCAAGCTGCGCGCCGTACGATTTCATTAGAAACGGATTATTCGCTAAAAGATATCCATGCGTTAGCAGATGTGATTTATGACGATCGTGATATTGGTGCGTCAATTTCTTCAGGATCATTTCGTGTTAATGGGATGGTAATTTTACCTTGCTCAATTAAAAGTTTATCAGGCATTGTTCATAGTTATACCGATACTTTAGTCACTCGTGCTGCAGATGTTGTGCTGAAAGAAGGGCGAAAATTAGTGTTATGTGTGCGCGAAACGCCTCTGCACTTAGGCCATTTGCGCTTGATGACACAAGCGTCTGAATTAGGTGTAGTGATTATGCCACCTGTCCCAGCTTTCTATTTTCAGCCTAAAACCATTGATGATATTGTTAATCAAACGGTTAATCGTGTACTCGATCAGTTTGAGATTGATTTGCCTGATGATTTATTTCAAAGGTGGGAAGGCGATAAACCTGCTCGCTAA
- the purF gene encoding amidophosphoribosyltransferase produces the protein MCGIVGIAGANPVNQSIYDALTVLQHRGQDAAGIATIDGNNGFRLRKANGLVKDVFETRHMLRLKGTIGIGHVRYPTAGSSSASEAQPFYVNSPFGITLAHNGNLTNAHLLRRQLFETARRHINTTSDSEILLNVLAYELDRFDHFPLEPDNIFAAVAAMHKKLRGAYACVALIIGHGLLAFRDPFGIRPLVLGKRTLEDGSHEYMVASESVALDTLGFEFLRDVAPGEAVYITEQGQLFTRQCAENPQLMPCLFEYVYFARPDSFIDKISVYNARLRMGQKLGAKIAKEWEDLQIDVVIPIPETSCDIALEIAHILNKPYRQGFVKNRYVGRTFIMPGQQERRKSVRRKLNANRAEFRDKNVLLIDDSIVRGTTSEQIVELAREAGAKKVYFASAAPEVRFPNVYGIDMPNANELIAHGREVDEIRKLIGADGLIFQDLSDLIAAVQEENPDISQFECSVFDGVYITKDIDQDYLDYLENLRRDDEHKIRDQNEIENLEIYNEG, from the coding sequence ATGTGCGGTATTGTCGGTATCGCTGGAGCGAATCCAGTAAACCAATCAATTTATGATGCGTTAACGGTGTTACAACACCGAGGTCAAGATGCAGCTGGCATTGCAACGATAGACGGTAACAACGGTTTCCGTCTTCGCAAGGCTAACGGACTGGTTAAAGATGTGTTTGAAACCCGTCATATGTTGCGTTTAAAAGGTACTATCGGGATAGGGCATGTCCGTTATCCAACAGCGGGTAGTTCTAGTGCATCAGAAGCGCAACCTTTTTATGTGAATTCACCTTTTGGTATTACGTTGGCACATAATGGTAATTTAACCAATGCGCATTTATTACGTCGCCAATTATTTGAAACAGCGCGTCGCCATATCAATACCACCTCTGATTCAGAAATCCTGCTCAATGTATTGGCATATGAATTAGACCGTTTTGACCATTTCCCTCTAGAGCCTGATAATATCTTTGCTGCCGTCGCGGCAATGCATAAAAAATTACGTGGTGCTTATGCTTGTGTTGCGTTGATCATTGGTCACGGTTTATTAGCTTTTCGTGATCCTTTTGGTATTCGTCCTTTAGTGTTAGGTAAACGTACATTAGAAGATGGTAGCCATGAATATATGGTCGCATCTGAAAGCGTTGCTCTTGATACTTTGGGTTTTGAATTTTTGCGTGATGTTGCACCAGGAGAAGCGGTTTATATCACAGAACAAGGCCAACTCTTTACCCGCCAATGTGCTGAAAATCCACAATTAATGCCATGTCTATTTGAATACGTTTATTTTGCTCGCCCAGATTCCTTTATAGATAAAATTTCGGTTTACAATGCGCGTTTGCGTATGGGGCAAAAATTAGGCGCTAAAATTGCGAAAGAGTGGGAAGATTTACAGATTGATGTGGTGATCCCTATTCCTGAAACCTCTTGTGATATCGCATTAGAAATCGCTCATATTCTTAATAAACCGTATCGCCAAGGTTTTGTAAAAAATCGCTATGTGGGGCGTACTTTTATTATGCCCGGTCAGCAAGAACGTCGTAAATCAGTAAGACGTAAATTGAATGCAAATCGTGCAGAGTTTCGCGATAAAAATGTTTTATTGATTGATGACTCCATTGTTCGAGGCACAACGTCAGAGCAAATCGTCGAGTTAGCAAGAGAAGCTGGTGCGAAGAAAGTTTATTTTGCTTCAGCAGCACCGGAAGTTCGCTTCCCTAATGTGTATGGTATTGACATGCCAAATGCCAATGAGCTTATTGCTCATGGACGCGAAGTGGATGAAATCCGTAAATTAATTGGTGCGGATGGCCTTATCTTCCAAGATCTCTCTGATTTAATTGCCGCCGTACAAGAAGAAAACCCTGATATTAGTCAGTTTGAATGTTCCGTGTTTGATGGTGTTTATATCACGAAAGATATTGACCAAGATTATCTAGATTATTTGGAAAATCTTCGTCGTGATGATGAACACAAGATCAGAGATCAAAATGAAATAGAAAACTTGGAAATCTATAACGAAGGTTAG